In Devosia litorisediminis, one genomic interval encodes:
- the flgH gene encoding flagellar basal body L-ring protein FlgH has translation MNILKLATLLTLTLTLAGCNSMDRLADVGRAPALSPIVDPTTTAGYQPVNMPMPQAIADTYQANSLYRTSAKGFFKDERAHRIGDILTVIVTVNDSAKIANNTQSSRNSTNSAGMGGILGSMVDTASGGTIDTNDAVDFNSGIANTGKGSVNRSESLQTSVAAVVTQVLPNGNLVIEGHQEVRVNFEVRDLVVAGIVRPSDIQANNTIPSSKIAEARIAYGGRGQITDVQQPRYGQQVMDAILPF, from the coding sequence ATGAACATCCTTAAACTCGCAACACTCCTGACGCTGACCCTGACACTGGCTGGCTGCAACTCCATGGACCGCCTGGCAGACGTCGGTCGTGCACCGGCCCTGAGCCCCATCGTGGACCCCACCACCACCGCCGGCTACCAGCCCGTCAACATGCCGATGCCCCAGGCCATCGCCGATACTTATCAGGCAAATTCGCTCTACCGCACCTCAGCCAAGGGCTTCTTCAAGGATGAGCGCGCGCACCGCATCGGCGATATCCTGACCGTCATCGTGACCGTCAACGACAGCGCCAAGATCGCCAACAACACCCAGTCCAGCCGCAACTCGACCAACTCGGCTGGTATGGGCGGCATTCTGGGCTCCATGGTCGACACCGCTTCGGGCGGCACCATCGACACTAATGACGCGGTGGATTTCAACTCCGGCATTGCCAATACCGGCAAGGGCTCGGTGAACCGCTCCGAAAGCCTGCAGACTTCGGTCGCAGCCGTGGTCACCCAGGTCCTGCCCAACGGGAACCTGGTCATTGAAGGCCATCAGGAAGTTCGCGTGAACTTTGAGGTCCGCGACCTGGTCGTGGCTGGCATTGTCCGCCCCTCCGACATTCAGGCCAACAACACCATTCCATCGTCCAAGATTGCCGAAGCGCGTATCGCCTACGGTGGCCGCGGTCAGATCACCGATGTGCAGCAGCCGCGATATGGCCAGCAGGTGATGGACGCGATCCTGCCCTTCTAG
- the flgA gene encoding flagellar basal body P-ring formation chaperone FlgA, giving the protein MIARTAIAAITTLLLTASALAAPALKGDITVTAAVVTVGDMFDEAGLAAEDALFRAPKPGTTGTVDLLDIKAAAARIGIETFETRGLDRIRVSRAATVIDQSALTRLIADDLKNRGILTEGMSANTIFTDMVPMLNAEAVDTPASITSLRYLPANGGFQARFAIAGIDQPLDLSGSIELMIDAPHLASNYPGGTILDASDIVMRPVPLRYVESTGVARLQDIVGKALTRQSREGMMVKPADVSLPMTVAKNDLVTIYFRHGPMTLTVKGQAVTGATIGAPLQVLNLMSRRVISATAIAAGAVEVSSEPLALAGL; this is encoded by the coding sequence ATGATCGCTCGTACCGCAATCGCCGCCATCACTACCCTGCTGCTCACAGCCAGTGCCCTTGCCGCTCCTGCTCTCAAAGGCGACATCACGGTCACCGCCGCTGTTGTCACCGTCGGCGACATGTTCGACGAAGCAGGTCTTGCCGCTGAAGATGCCCTGTTCCGGGCGCCAAAACCCGGCACCACCGGCACAGTCGACCTGCTCGACATCAAGGCCGCGGCCGCGCGCATCGGTATCGAAACCTTCGAAACCCGCGGTCTGGACCGCATCCGCGTCAGCCGCGCCGCAACGGTGATCGACCAGTCGGCCCTGACCCGGTTGATTGCAGACGATCTGAAAAACCGTGGCATCCTCACCGAGGGCATGAGCGCCAACACCATTTTCACCGACATGGTGCCCATGCTCAATGCCGAGGCCGTCGACACCCCGGCCAGCATCACCAGCCTGCGCTACCTGCCCGCCAATGGCGGCTTTCAGGCCCGCTTCGCAATCGCCGGTATTGACCAGCCGCTCGATCTGTCCGGCTCGATCGAACTGATGATCGACGCGCCGCATCTGGCCAGCAACTACCCTGGCGGCACCATTCTCGATGCCAGCGATATTGTCATGCGTCCGGTCCCACTGCGCTACGTCGAAAGCACCGGCGTCGCCCGGCTGCAGGACATCGTGGGCAAGGCCCTCACCCGTCAGAGCCGCGAAGGCATGATGGTCAAGCCAGCTGATGTCAGCCTGCCAATGACCGTCGCCAAGAACGATCTCGTCACCATCTATTTCCGGCATGGACCGATGACCCTGACCGTCAAGGGTCAGGCTGTCACCGGTGCCACCATCGGCGCCCCGCTCCAGGTTCTCAACCTGATGTCTCGCCGCGTCATCAGCGCCACCGCCATTGCCGCCGGCGCCGTCGAAGTGAGCTCTGAACCGCTCGCTCTGGCTGGCCTCTAA
- the flgG gene encoding flagellar basal-body rod protein FlgG, whose product MKALYIASTGMSAQERNVEVISNNIANMRTTGYKRARAEFEDLLYQQVTRAGSQSSAQGSVVPAGLEIGSGVRTVSTPRIMSQGTVNMTEGELDLAIRGDGFFMVQMPDGRTAYTRDGSFERSPDGEMVTSNGYTIDPGITIPGDATSVAISQDGMVSAYVGTDSTPTQLGQLQLARFVNKSGLESLGDNLFIDTPASGPAQVGVPNAEGTGNLLQGYLEMSNVNSVTEIADLIAAQRAYEMNARVISGADEMMQSTTQLR is encoded by the coding sequence ATGAAAGCTCTCTATATCGCATCGACCGGCATGAGCGCCCAGGAACGCAATGTCGAAGTCATCTCCAACAACATCGCCAACATGCGCACCACCGGCTACAAGCGGGCCCGCGCCGAGTTCGAAGATCTGCTCTATCAGCAGGTGACACGCGCTGGCTCGCAAAGCTCGGCTCAGGGCAGTGTCGTGCCAGCCGGGCTTGAGATCGGTTCGGGTGTCCGCACCGTCTCCACCCCGCGTATTATGAGCCAGGGTACGGTCAACATGACCGAAGGCGAACTGGATCTGGCCATTCGTGGCGATGGCTTCTTCATGGTGCAAATGCCTGATGGCCGCACCGCCTACACCCGCGACGGCTCGTTCGAGCGCTCGCCTGACGGCGAAATGGTGACCTCCAATGGCTACACCATTGATCCCGGCATCACCATTCCCGGCGACGCTACCTCGGTTGCCATCTCACAAGATGGCATGGTTTCGGCATATGTCGGCACCGACTCCACCCCAACCCAGCTCGGCCAGCTCCAGCTCGCTCGCTTCGTCAACAAATCGGGTCTGGAATCGCTGGGCGACAATTTGTTCATCGACACCCCGGCCAGTGGCCCCGCCCAGGTTGGCGTTCCCAATGCCGAAGGCACGGGCAATCTGCTCCAGGGTTATCTGGAAATGTCCAACGTCAACTCGGTCACCGAGATTGCCGACCTCATCGCCGCCCAGCGTGCCTACGAGATGAACGCCCGTGTCATCTCCGGCGCTGACGAGATGATGCAGTCCACCACGCAGCTGCGTTAA
- the flgF gene encoding flagellar basal-body rod protein FlgF, which yields MIENAQLIGLSRQIALQRQMDVVANNMANINTTGFKAENLLFEEYEMPVARDKDFKTSDQPLAYVQDWATIHDLSGGPMVQTGNQFDVALNGDGFFAIQTAAGERWSKSGAFQLDAGGTLVDLNGNPVLGQGGPIKFGPEETGIMIGKDGSISSSAGAKGSLRLVEFADPQSLTREGNNLFAGGTPIAATNTGVMQGFIEKSNVSGVTEMAEMIRVQRAYESATSLAQRQDDLRRSAIQRLGDANA from the coding sequence ATGATCGAGAATGCGCAACTGATAGGCCTGAGCCGGCAAATCGCGCTGCAGCGTCAGATGGATGTTGTCGCCAACAACATGGCCAACATCAACACCACCGGCTTCAAGGCCGAAAACCTGCTGTTCGAAGAATACGAAATGCCTGTCGCCCGCGACAAGGATTTCAAGACCAGCGACCAGCCCCTCGCCTATGTGCAGGATTGGGCCACCATTCATGATCTGTCCGGCGGCCCCATGGTACAGACCGGCAATCAGTTTGACGTTGCACTCAACGGTGACGGCTTCTTTGCCATTCAGACTGCAGCGGGCGAACGCTGGAGCAAATCGGGCGCCTTCCAGCTCGATGCAGGCGGCACCCTGGTTGACCTCAACGGCAACCCGGTTCTCGGTCAGGGCGGACCCATCAAGTTCGGCCCCGAAGAAACCGGCATCATGATTGGCAAGGACGGCTCGATCAGTTCAAGCGCTGGCGCCAAGGGCAGCCTCCGCTTGGTCGAATTTGCCGATCCACAGTCTCTGACCCGCGAGGGAAACAACCTGTTTGCCGGTGGCACCCCGATTGCTGCGACCAACACCGGGGTCATGCAGGGCTTCATCGAAAAATCCAATGTCTCGGGCGTCACAGAAATGGCCGAAATGATCCGCGTGCAACGCGCTTACGAATCCGCCACCTCGCTGGCCCAGCGTCAGGACGACTTGCGTCGTTCGGCGATCCAGCGTCTCGGCGATGCAAACGCTTAA
- a CDS encoding flagellar basal body-associated FliL family protein gives MAAEAEIEDGAAPKKGIPKLFIIIGAAAIVVLLGGTGAFFFLSQGTAEAEHAGEADDGHGGTIEAAHTFIFNLPPMIINLNNEADGEAFMKLTVALEVANEEMMLEIQPRMAKVVDAFQVYLRELRKSDLEGSAGVYRLKEELLRRVNVAIYPSRVESVLFKEILVQ, from the coding sequence ATGGCCGCTGAAGCGGAAATCGAAGACGGCGCGGCCCCCAAGAAGGGGATCCCGAAGCTCTTTATCATCATAGGTGCTGCTGCCATCGTCGTCCTGTTGGGCGGCACCGGGGCATTCTTCTTCCTGTCCCAGGGGACAGCGGAGGCCGAGCATGCCGGTGAGGCCGACGACGGTCATGGCGGCACGATCGAAGCCGCCCATACCTTTATCTTCAACCTGCCGCCCATGATCATCAACCTCAACAATGAGGCTGATGGCGAAGCATTTATGAAGCTGACCGTGGCGCTCGAAGTGGCCAATGAAGAGATGATGCTGGAAATCCAGCCGCGCATGGCCAAGGTGGTCGATGCGTTTCAGGTTTACCTGCGCGAGCTGCGCAAGTCCGATCTGGAGGGATCTGCCGGTGTGTATCGCCTCAAGGAAGAGCTCTTGCGTCGCGTGAACGTGGCAATCTACCCATCTCGGGTGGAGTCGGTGCTGTTCAAGGAAATCCTGGTACAGTAA
- the fliM gene encoding flagellar motor switch protein FliM — translation MAEPSDQDKLSDDWNVDDTIVPVDGAEQTEEEKAAEAAAEWAAMLEGDTGDGEGGPDRVLNQDEIDSLLGFDASVGSNVELTGVQALINSALVSYERLPMLEIVFDRLVRLTTTSLRNFTSDNVEVTLDSISSVRFGDYLNSIPLPAILSVIKAEEWENYGLLTVDSSLIYSMIDVLLGGRRIGGNIRVEGRPYTTIELALARRMIEVILDDTHRAFEPVTNVNFKLERMETNPRFAAISRPGNAAILIELRIEMDDRGGKIEILLPYATIEPIREQLLQMFMGEKFGRDPIWEGHLATEIYSAEVDVEAVLHEQNVPLSKMMTMQPGDTLMFERSPSDPVRLRCGDVELTEAIMGHIGNHVSVRVTRPLNPPKVTMEAFEAIDEKLEGR, via the coding sequence ATGGCAGAGCCCAGCGATCAGGACAAACTCAGCGACGACTGGAACGTGGACGATACCATTGTCCCGGTGGATGGCGCTGAGCAGACCGAAGAAGAGAAGGCCGCCGAGGCCGCTGCTGAATGGGCGGCAATGCTCGAAGGCGATACCGGCGACGGGGAGGGTGGTCCTGACCGCGTCCTCAATCAGGATGAAATTGACAGTCTGCTGGGCTTTGACGCCAGCGTGGGCAGTAATGTTGAGCTGACGGGCGTTCAGGCGCTGATCAACTCGGCGCTGGTCAGCTATGAACGCCTGCCCATGCTCGAAATCGTCTTTGACCGCCTTGTGCGGTTGACGACGACAAGCCTGCGCAATTTCACTTCCGACAATGTGGAAGTGACGCTGGATTCCATTTCTTCGGTTCGCTTCGGCGATTATCTGAACTCCATTCCGCTGCCCGCCATCCTCTCGGTGATCAAGGCAGAGGAATGGGAGAATTACGGGCTGCTGACCGTCGATTCCAGTCTGATCTATTCGATGATCGACGTGCTGCTGGGCGGCCGCCGTATTGGCGGCAATATCCGGGTTGAGGGTCGTCCTTATACGACAATCGAGCTGGCGCTGGCGCGGCGGATGATCGAAGTGATCCTGGACGACACCCATCGGGCGTTCGAGCCCGTGACCAATGTGAATTTCAAGCTTGAACGCATGGAAACCAATCCGCGGTTTGCAGCGATTTCGCGCCCGGGCAATGCCGCGATACTGATCGAGCTGCGCATCGAAATGGACGATCGCGGCGGCAAGATTGAAATCCTGCTGCCCTACGCCACCATCGAGCCGATCCGTGAACAGCTGTTGCAGATGTTCATGGGTGAAAAATTTGGCCGTGACCCGATCTGGGAAGGCCATCTGGCAACTGAAATCTATTCCGCGGAAGTCGACGTCGAGGCCGTACTGCACGAGCAGAATGTGCCCCTTTCCAAGATGATGACTATGCAGCCGGGTGACACGCTGATGTTCGAGCGCTCGCCCAGCGATCCGGTTCGGCTGCGCTGCGGCGACGTCGAGCTGACTGAAGCCATCATGGGCCATATCGGCAACCACGTATCGGTGCGGGTTACGCGCCCCTTGAATCCGCCAAAGGTGACTATGGAAGCCTTTGAGGCGATTGATGAAAAACTGGAAGGACGATGA
- a CDS encoding DUF6468 domain-containing protein, with protein MFGLPLGLFVESAVAVLLALTIGYCVVLNQRLKRLHADKDEMRQMVADLVGATNLANQAIKELKQTAVEADLSLNSRLEEAERFGVELANHVNAGTVLMERIVKITSVARHSQTIEPVEQPNKVQSALEQLQSRVRTRGAAA; from the coding sequence ATGTTCGGCTTGCCCCTAGGACTGTTCGTGGAAAGTGCAGTCGCCGTTTTGCTGGCACTGACAATCGGATATTGCGTCGTTCTCAACCAGCGGCTGAAGCGGCTTCACGCCGATAAGGACGAGATGCGCCAGATGGTGGCGGACCTTGTCGGGGCCACCAACCTGGCCAATCAGGCTATCAAGGAACTCAAACAGACCGCGGTGGAAGCGGATCTGTCGCTGAACTCACGACTGGAAGAAGCCGAGCGCTTTGGTGTCGAGCTGGCCAATCACGTCAATGCCGGTACGGTATTGATGGAGCGGATCGTCAAGATCACCAGCGTGGCGCGGCACAGCCAGACCATCGAGCCTGTCGAGCAGCCCAACAAGGTGCAGTCGGCGCTTGAGCAGTTGCAATCTCGCGTCCGCACCCGAGGAGCCGCTGCGTGA
- a CDS encoding MotE family protein — protein sequence MTNIRLLPVVVFAIAALLVLKTVGLVTNGGYVLTGVRTVQAAGGGGGGGGEGGNVTESDATLTLPQEPTLQDTSPTMADPSPTMGQQSEAGGHGAAAAPAGGHGEEPAAEGDHGDAAADDHEATSETLAADHDLSNDASHGVDGSKDTYCVDSDAAIDAEGNVIINPASDAAAAAGDGHGGSAEPEIAPRSGDPMPVFAESMADCLPSGDAVPLLIDGKGGVVPLMSTDAASETEQLLLQRLAARRDELQKYEDDLSLRSSIVDAAEKRIEERAATLSALEAQISSLVDQREEMEAGQFAGIVAMYETMKPKDAANIFNNLDMNVLLRVAKTMSPRKMAPILAVMDTARAQELTVEMAALADRPASEMTPDALAALPQIVGQ from the coding sequence GTGACAAATATCCGCCTGTTACCCGTTGTCGTCTTCGCCATTGCGGCGCTTCTGGTGCTCAAGACCGTCGGTCTTGTCACCAATGGCGGCTACGTGCTGACAGGTGTGCGCACGGTACAGGCTGCGGGCGGCGGCGGCGGTGGCGGCGGGGAAGGGGGCAATGTTACCGAATCCGACGCCACTCTGACACTGCCGCAGGAGCCCACACTGCAAGATACCAGCCCGACAATGGCGGATCCTTCGCCGACCATGGGTCAGCAGAGCGAAGCGGGCGGTCACGGTGCGGCAGCTGCTCCAGCGGGCGGCCATGGTGAAGAGCCAGCCGCCGAAGGCGATCACGGCGACGCGGCTGCTGACGATCACGAAGCAACCAGCGAGACACTGGCTGCCGATCACGATCTGAGCAATGACGCGAGCCATGGTGTCGACGGCAGCAAAGATACGTATTGCGTGGATTCCGATGCTGCCATCGATGCTGAAGGCAATGTGATCATCAACCCAGCTTCGGACGCTGCGGCGGCTGCGGGCGATGGGCATGGCGGAAGCGCAGAACCTGAAATAGCCCCGCGCAGTGGCGATCCAATGCCGGTGTTTGCTGAATCCATGGCTGACTGCCTGCCATCAGGTGATGCAGTGCCGCTGCTGATTGACGGCAAGGGTGGCGTGGTGCCGCTGATGTCGACTGATGCGGCATCCGAAACCGAGCAATTGCTGCTGCAGCGGCTGGCTGCGCGGCGCGATGAGCTGCAGAAATACGAAGACGATCTTTCCCTGCGCTCCTCAATCGTCGACGCCGCTGAAAAACGCATCGAAGAGCGTGCGGCCACGCTGTCTGCACTTGAAGCGCAAATCTCTAGCCTGGTCGATCAGCGCGAAGAGATGGAGGCTGGGCAGTTTGCCGGCATCGTGGCCATGTATGAAACGATGAAGCCCAAGGACGCGGCCAACATCTTCAACAATCTGGACATGAACGTGCTGCTGCGGGTCGCCAAGACCATGAGCCCGCGCAAGATGGCACCCATTCTGGCTGTGATGGATACGGCCCGGGCGCAGGAACTGACGGTGGAGATGGCGGCGCTTGCGGACCGGCCTGCGTCGGAGATGACACCGGATGCTTTGGCCGCCCTGCCGCAGATTGTCGGTCAATAA
- a CDS encoding tetratricopeptide repeat protein has protein sequence MKTAIQAGLLKVKKTLALLAALSVLGLVAPVFAVEQGQLLGTQEDGYGRIILSFPSRNTLPDYSMRIENGVLSLEFVEPISVILPDVSTTMPDYLSVARVDPDGRGLRMGLRSGFSFNRIEAGEKLYIDLLPPNWQGQPPALPQNVIDELAERARLAAIRAEQDRKAAGVVEFNPQASVRIGRNPTFLRVQFDWSVPTTGAYVQEGDMGMIGFEWPVGIDLRDLAIDLPPELLAVESAVNPDGSTVTLQLAEGIKPRFYENSPRQYILDIDIAGVGLPSFDAATLADGIAKQDHGAEHGDSSDPLVGMLYPQSAAKTVTPFVNVLGSTVRVVFPFEQDTPAAVFRRGDTVWMMFDTVSGIAPPAQSDELDTLAREFAVVASGDTQVVRVELSDDRLATLGSEGMAWVLSLGDIMLTPTEPIELNRRRDVEGDFEMVANVARPARVHDFRDPNVGDVLKVVTAFPPARGLTRTLDYVEFSALRSVHGLVVRPEIDDLNVTIENDLAVLAVQGGLTVSAIDGPRSIGNGITEAMRSGFVDLERMEQPDFGLFAEERQNLLSAAANAEGPERDQARLDLAQYFIANRFALEAVGVLEVLEKDLKSTDLTRKVRLSLAIADTIANRPRDALRILNTPTMGQEVDALVWRTIARAENYDFKGAKSDALEAQSVVDGYPTWVRNRFYFSAIRSAIEVGDANMAERLMAKIDFSGLDSEDSSLFHLLSGRIDEAEGRINEAIDTYGQVIAADIRPTRAEAIYRTLRLLDDAGKLNLAKATETLSAESLLWRGNPLEADMQKLLAELYFRNGDYRLGFETVKQAVANYPESPPINGLRDEAQSMFSELFLNGVADSLGPVDALGLYYDFRQLTPPGARGDEMIRNLARRLVRVDLLSQAAELLEYQLDNRLRGIAKTQIAADLAVIYLADRKPQDALRVLNATRVPNIPDSLARQRRILEARAMIDGGRDQLGLDLVRDLDGRDVTLLRIDAHWKARRYTEASEMIEALYSDPETKAALSQPARMGVIRAAVGFVLANDRLGLSRLRSKFGDAMVTSPEWPMFDLVTGNIEVTSLEFKTVANQVSGVDGINSFLASYRDTYGADGALAPMVASETSTGLGSAG, from the coding sequence GTGAAGACCGCTATCCAAGCAGGCTTGCTCAAGGTCAAAAAGACCTTGGCACTTTTGGCTGCGCTGTCAGTGCTGGGCCTTGTTGCGCCTGTATTCGCTGTCGAGCAGGGCCAGTTGCTGGGTACGCAGGAAGACGGCTATGGCCGCATTATCCTGAGCTTTCCGAGCCGCAATACACTGCCTGACTATTCCATGCGCATCGAAAACGGCGTGCTCTCGCTTGAGTTCGTCGAGCCTATTTCCGTCATTCTGCCCGATGTCAGCACCACCATGCCTGACTATCTGTCGGTGGCGCGCGTAGACCCGGACGGGCGTGGCCTGCGCATGGGGCTGCGGTCCGGCTTCAGTTTCAATCGTATTGAAGCGGGCGAGAAGCTCTATATCGATCTGCTGCCACCCAACTGGCAGGGGCAACCGCCCGCCTTGCCGCAAAACGTTATTGATGAGCTGGCCGAGCGGGCGCGTCTGGCCGCCATTCGTGCAGAGCAGGACCGCAAGGCCGCCGGTGTGGTTGAATTCAATCCACAGGCCAGTGTGCGCATTGGGCGTAATCCGACATTCCTGCGGGTGCAGTTCGACTGGTCGGTTCCCACGACGGGTGCCTATGTCCAGGAAGGGGATATGGGGATGATCGGCTTCGAATGGCCGGTCGGGATCGATCTGCGCGATTTGGCCATCGACTTACCGCCTGAACTGCTTGCCGTCGAAAGTGCCGTTAACCCCGATGGCTCGACGGTCACGCTGCAGTTGGCAGAAGGCATCAAGCCGCGCTTTTATGAGAACTCGCCGCGACAATACATTCTGGACATCGATATTGCCGGGGTTGGTCTGCCCAGCTTTGACGCGGCCACACTGGCGGACGGCATTGCAAAGCAGGATCATGGCGCTGAGCACGGCGATTCCAGCGACCCTCTGGTTGGCATGTTGTACCCGCAATCGGCTGCCAAAACGGTAACGCCCTTCGTCAATGTGCTGGGCTCGACTGTGCGGGTTGTTTTTCCGTTCGAGCAGGACACGCCGGCTGCCGTGTTCCGGCGGGGTGATACGGTCTGGATGATGTTCGACACCGTCTCGGGCATTGCCCCACCGGCGCAGTCGGATGAGCTCGATACGCTGGCCCGTGAATTTGCTGTTGTCGCTTCCGGCGATACGCAGGTGGTGCGAGTGGAATTGTCGGATGACCGTCTGGCAACGTTGGGCTCGGAAGGCATGGCCTGGGTGCTGTCTTTGGGCGATATCATGCTGACGCCGACCGAGCCGATCGAGTTGAACCGTCGCCGCGATGTCGAGGGCGATTTCGAGATGGTCGCCAATGTGGCCCGGCCTGCTCGCGTGCACGACTTCCGTGACCCCAATGTCGGCGATGTGCTCAAGGTCGTGACAGCGTTCCCGCCCGCGCGGGGACTGACACGCACGCTGGACTATGTTGAATTTTCTGCCTTGCGCAGTGTGCACGGCCTGGTGGTCAGGCCAGAGATCGACGATCTGAACGTCACGATCGAGAATGATCTTGCGGTCCTTGCCGTTCAGGGTGGATTGACGGTCTCGGCGATTGATGGTCCGCGTTCGATCGGCAATGGCATTACCGAAGCGATGCGCAGCGGTTTTGTTGATCTCGAGCGCATGGAACAGCCCGATTTCGGTCTGTTCGCCGAGGAGCGGCAGAACCTGCTGTCTGCGGCCGCCAATGCCGAAGGCCCCGAACGCGATCAGGCCCGTCTTGATCTGGCGCAGTACTTCATCGCCAACCGCTTTGCGCTGGAGGCGGTCGGTGTGCTTGAGGTTCTCGAAAAGGATCTCAAATCAACCGATCTGACGCGCAAGGTGCGCCTCTCACTGGCGATTGCAGACACGATTGCAAACCGTCCACGCGATGCCTTGCGGATATTGAACACGCCCACAATGGGGCAGGAGGTCGACGCACTGGTGTGGCGCACCATTGCGCGGGCCGAGAATTATGACTTCAAGGGTGCCAAGAGCGATGCGCTGGAAGCGCAGTCTGTGGTCGACGGCTACCCGACCTGGGTGCGCAACCGCTTCTATTTCTCCGCCATTCGCTCGGCCATCGAAGTCGGCGACGCCAACATGGCCGAACGCCTGATGGCCAAGATTGATTTCTCGGGGCTGGATTCCGAGGATAGCAGCCTGTTTCACCTGCTGTCGGGTCGCATTGACGAGGCCGAAGGCCGTATCAATGAGGCGATCGATACCTACGGTCAGGTGATTGCTGCCGACATTCGGCCGACACGCGCAGAAGCCATCTACCGTACGCTGCGCCTGCTCGATGATGCGGGCAAGCTGAACCTGGCCAAGGCCACCGAGACTCTGTCAGCTGAATCGCTGCTGTGGCGCGGTAATCCGCTCGAAGCGGACATGCAAAAGCTGCTGGCAGAGCTGTATTTCCGCAATGGCGACTATCGCCTGGGTTTTGAAACGGTCAAACAGGCCGTGGCGAACTATCCGGAAAGCCCGCCGATCAACGGCCTGCGCGATGAAGCCCAGAGCATGTTCAGCGAGCTGTTCCTCAATGGCGTCGCAGATTCGCTAGGCCCCGTGGATGCGCTGGGGCTCTATTACGACTTCCGCCAGTTGACCCCGCCGGGCGCGCGCGGTGATGAGATGATCCGCAATCTGGCGCGTCGCCTGGTGCGTGTTGATCTGCTGTCTCAGGCCGCTGAGCTGCTCGAATATCAGCTGGACAATCGTCTGCGTGGCATCGCCAAGACGCAGATTGCTGCAGATCTCGCCGTTATCTATCTGGCTGATCGCAAGCCACAGGATGCCCTGCGCGTGCTTAACGCCACTCGGGTGCCCAATATTCCCGATTCTCTGGCGCGTCAGCGTCGGATACTGGAAGCGCGGGCGATGATTGATGGCGGCCGTGACCAGCTTGGCCTGGATCTGGTGCGCGATCTGGATGGCCGCGATGTGACATTGCTGCGCATTGATGCGCACTGGAAGGCACGCCGCTATACCGAAGCCAGCGAAATGATCGAGGCGCTATATTCTGACCCAGAAACCAAGGCGGCCCTAAGCCAGCCGGCCCGGATGGGCGTGATCCGCGCGGCGGTTGGTTTCGTGCTCGCCAATGACAGGCTGGGGCTATCGCGTCTGCGGTCCAAATTCGGTGACGCCATGGTGACGTCGCCAGAATGGCCGATGTTTGATCTGGTGACCGGCAATATCGAGGTCACGAGCCTGGAGTTCAAAACCGTGGCCAATCAGGTATCGGGCGTGGACGGCATAAACTCATTCCTGGCGTCCTATCGCGACACCTATGGCGCGGATGGCGCATTGGCGCCCATGGTGGCGTCGGAAACCAGTACTGGCCTGGGCAGCGCCGGCTAG
- the fliP gene encoding flagellar type III secretion system pore protein FliP (The bacterial flagellar biogenesis protein FliP forms a type III secretion system (T3SS)-type pore required for flagellar assembly.) — translation MLRYVGWATLVALSLTPSLAFGQDISIDFGDQTTITERAVQIIGLITLLSLAPSILVMVTSFTRIVVVLSLLRTAIGLQTAPPNSVMVSLALFLTLFVMQPTLQATYDQGIAPLLSGDIEIAQAFEQGSEPLHAFMRANVREQDLTLFFDLTEAEIPPEPEAIPLQLLIPAFMISELRRAFEIGFLLFLPFVVIDMVVASVLMSMGMMMLPPVVISLPFKLIFFVLVDGWYLVAGSLVRSFSSG, via the coding sequence TTGCTGCGCTATGTCGGATGGGCCACACTGGTCGCACTGTCCCTGACGCCATCCTTGGCGTTTGGTCAGGACATTTCGATCGATTTCGGTGATCAAACCACCATCACCGAACGCGCCGTCCAGATCATCGGGCTGATCACCCTGCTTTCTCTGGCACCATCCATCCTGGTGATGGTGACCAGCTTCACCCGCATCGTGGTGGTGCTCTCCCTTTTGCGCACCGCCATCGGCTTGCAGACCGCCCCGCCCAACTCAGTGATGGTCTCGCTGGCCTTGTTCCTCACCTTGTTCGTCATGCAGCCCACTCTGCAGGCTACCTATGATCAAGGCATCGCCCCCTTATTGTCGGGCGACATTGAAATCGCCCAGGCCTTCGAACAGGGCAGCGAGCCTTTGCATGCCTTTATGCGGGCCAATGTTCGCGAGCAGGATCTGACCCTGTTCTTTGACCTCACTGAAGCCGAAATCCCGCCCGAGCCCGAAGCCATTCCTCTGCAATTATTGATCCCGGCCTTTATGATCTCAGAACTGCGACGAGCATTCGAGATCGGCTTTCTGCTGTTCCTGCCCTTTGTCGTGATCGATATGGTCGTTGCCTCTGTGCTGATGAGCATGGGCATGATGATGCTGCCGCCAGTGGTGATCTCACTGCCCTTCAAGCTGATCTTTTTCGTGCTGGTCGATGGCTGGTATCTGGTCGCTGGCTCGCTGGTGCGCAGCTTTTCCAGCGGCTAG